One Lycium ferocissimum isolate CSIRO_LF1 unplaced genomic scaffold, AGI_CSIRO_Lferr_CH_V1 ctg20028, whole genome shotgun sequence genomic window carries:
- the LOC132043016 gene encoding uncharacterized protein LOC132043016, whose amino-acid sequence MPRGDGPFEVLERLNDNAYKIDLPPEYQVHNTFNVYDLSPMVVQDDDPLNLRTNSLQEGENDTIRVASRPFTRSQARELQAMQTLFMRRDILEYTLAPSRGFQVFMIAREDGLEKRVEDGHACNMAIT is encoded by the coding sequence ATGCCTAGAGGAGATGGTCCATTTGAAGTACTTGAACGACTCAATGATAATGCATACAAAATTGatcttccacccgaataccaAGTTCATAACACCTTCAATGTGTATGATCTCTCTCCTATGGTGGTGCAAGATGATGATCCattaaatttgaggacaaattctcttcaagaaggggagaatgatacaattCGAGTGGCATCAAGAccttttacaaggagccaagcgaGGGAACTTCAAGCTATGCAAACATTGTTCATGAGGAGGGACATACTTGAATACACTCTAGCACCTTCCCGGGGATTTCAAGTGTTCATGATAGCACGGGAGGATGGTTTGGAGAAGAGGGTTGAAGATGGTCATGCTTGCAATATGGCTATTACTTAA